One window of the Eriocheir sinensis breed Jianghai 21 chromosome 59, ASM2467909v1, whole genome shotgun sequence genome contains the following:
- the LOC126985327 gene encoding transcription factor Spi-B-like isoform X2 — MYNEAPTTNSPHAGTYHYFPVSQWSNEQVLEWLRQVCHENNIGCDNLTGFTDCTGHQLCSMTQAQFSELHPLHGALFFRKLREFSENQQRQERYHYHHHHYRHHPHHHHHHHQASPPPPQLIQHPANGTTFHELLPRHPAGHPNLNPWQDSTPPPHTPHYQPTEHYYPSEGALTPTTDYGGVSMGGYQPAYPLHNEFESSTISPPVHLSTPNAHQGYLPAPLPSGPPHGVPPSSPTPSEVPSPLCYQQETRRDRGPKLWEFLLDLLEDPNSNPSIIRWENQGDRTFRLTSPHEVSYRWGQRRPSQNALPYDYFARALRYHYRTGMLISVPERKLVYKFGPAVFQQRRRGPNSPSDNTPGHPSP, encoded by the exons ATGTACAACGAAGCCCCCACCACTAACTCCCCCCACGCCGGAACCTACCACTACTTCCCCGTCAGCCAGTGGTCCAAtgag CAAGTCCTGGAATGGTTACGACAGGTCTGCCACGAGAACAACATTGGATGCGACAATCTGACAGGCTTCACGGACTGTACGGGGCACCAGCTGTGTTCCATGACGCAGGCCCAATTTTCCGAGCTCCACCCCCTTCACGGCGCTTTGTTCTTCAGGAAGCTGCGGGAGTTTAGCGAGAACCAGCAACGGCAAG aacgctaccactaccaccaccaccactacagacaccacccacaccaccaccaccaccaccaccaggcctcccccccgcccccacagCTGATCCAACACCCCGCAAATGGCACCACTTTCCACGAACTCCTCCCGAGGCACCCCGCGGGTCACCCCAACTTGAACCCGTGGCAGGACTCGACGCCGCCCCCCCACACCCCGCACTACCAACCCACGGAGCATTACTACCCCAGTGAGGGAGCGCTGACCCCCACTACGGACTACGGGGGGGTGTCTATGGGGGGCTACCAACCTGCGTACCCTTTGCATAATGAGTTTGAGTCCTCCACTATTTCCCCTCCCGTACACCTTTCGACTCCTAACGCTCATCAAGGATACCTCCCCGCCCCCCTACCGTCCGGCCCCCCTCATGGCGTGCCCCCCTCGTCCCCGACCCCCTCTGAGGTTCCGTCCCCCCTCTGCTATCAACAGG AGACGCGGAGAGACAGAGGTCCAAAGTTATGGGAATTTTTACTTGATCTACTCGAGGACCCGAATTCGAATCCCTCTATCATACGTTGGGAGAACCAAGGGGACAGAACCTTCCGCCTGACCAGCCCACACGAGGTCTCATACCGCTGGGGACAGAGACGACCAAGCCAGAACGCCCTTCCCTATGACTATTTCGCCCGTGCTTTGAG GTATCACTATCGGACCGGCATGTTGATCTCGGTCCCGGAAAGGAAGCTGGTCTACAAGTTCGGCCCCGCTGTGTTCCAGCAGCGACGGAGAGGTCCTAACAGCCCCTCCGATAACACTCCGGGGCACCCCTCACCGTGA
- the LOC126985328 gene encoding polyglutamine-binding protein 1-like produces MPLPPALAAKLAKRGIINAPKDSDPESAAGAEEEIIAEDYDDTPQQQPLPHPSYPPAVEPQPTDPYQGFPGCPNKWNVFHECNASCRDQWKERNFVDPDYDRKRLRMLAKYPLPAHWQEVLDPGIGRYYYWNMETDLVSWLPPGHARCQVSRSAGTLRKEMAAEMHKNRHSSDSQQETEGEMTRVENEEVNDAEDNMSDKSEDSGDEGSQRDKREERWERGGGGRERGEKGKDRSRGRDRDRRGGRRQPPSEELDPMDPASYGDCGRGTWSSGLPQRNEARTGADVTASGPLFQMRPYPSPGAVLKANAAATTVGPKKV; encoded by the exons ATGCCTCTCCCGCCCGCCCTAGCCGCGAAGCTCGCCAAGAGGGGGATCATCAACGCCCCCAAGGACTCGg ACCCTGAGTCCGCCGCTGGGGCCGAGGAGGAGATCATTGCCGAGGACTACGATGACACCCCCCAGCAGCAGCCCCTCCCACACCCCTCCTACCCCCCCGCAGTGGAGCCCCAGCCGACGGACCCCTACCAG GGCTTCCCAGGGTGCCCCAACAAGTGGAACGTCTTTCACGAGTGCAATGCGTCCTGCCGTGACCAGTGGAAGGAGCGGAACTTTGTGGACCCGGACTACGATCGTAAACGCCTCCGTATGTTGGCCAAGTACCCCCTCCCGGCGCACTGGCAGGAGGTGCTCGACCCTGGCAT cGGCCGTTACTACTACTGGAACATGGAAACTGATCTGGTGTCGTGGCTGCCTCCCGGACACGCTCGCTGCCAGGTCTCGCGTTCGGCAGGGACACTCAGGAAGGAAATGGCCGCGGAGATGCATAAAAACAGGCACTCCTCGGACTCACAGCAGGAGACCGAGGGCGAGATGACTAGGGTGGAGAACGAGGAGGTCAATGACGCGGAGGACAACATGAGTGATAAATCGGAG GACTCCGGGGACGAGGGAAGCCAGCGCgacaagagggaggagagatgggagcgaggaggaggagggagggagagaggagagaagggcaaGGACAGGAgccgagggagggacagggacCGGAGGGGAGGACGCAGACAGCCGCCCTCCGAGGAACTTGACCCCATGGACCCGGCCTCCTATGGGGATTGCGGACg AGGCACATGGTCATCAGGGCTACCACAGAGGAATGAGGCGAGGACAGGGGCGGACGTGACAGCCAGCGGCCCCCTGTTCCAGATGCGGCCGTACCCCTCCCCCGGCGCAGTGCTCAAGGCTAACGCTGCCGCCACTACCGTTGGACCCAAGAAGGTTTAG
- the LOC126985327 gene encoding transcription factor Spi-B-like isoform X1 encodes MCFSLTSVVGEAAYMALGMPIESLATELNTLQLDSWRSGFQYSDFTMYNEAPTTNSPHAGTYHYFPVSQWSNEQVLEWLRQVCHENNIGCDNLTGFTDCTGHQLCSMTQAQFSELHPLHGALFFRKLREFSENQQRQERYHYHHHHYRHHPHHHHHHHQASPPPPQLIQHPANGTTFHELLPRHPAGHPNLNPWQDSTPPPHTPHYQPTEHYYPSEGALTPTTDYGGVSMGGYQPAYPLHNEFESSTISPPVHLSTPNAHQGYLPAPLPSGPPHGVPPSSPTPSEVPSPLCYQQETRRDRGPKLWEFLLDLLEDPNSNPSIIRWENQGDRTFRLTSPHEVSYRWGQRRPSQNALPYDYFARALRYHYRTGMLISVPERKLVYKFGPAVFQQRRRGPNSPSDNTPGHPSP; translated from the exons ATGTGCTTCAGTTTGACTTCAGTAGTTGGGGAGGCTGCATACATGGCTCTGGGAATGCCTATTGAGAGCCTGGCCACAGAACTGAACACCTTGCAGCTCGATTC ATGGCGCAGCGGTTTCCAGTACTCAGATTTCACCATGTACAACGAAGCCCCCACCACTAACTCCCCCCACGCCGGAACCTACCACTACTTCCCCGTCAGCCAGTGGTCCAAtgag CAAGTCCTGGAATGGTTACGACAGGTCTGCCACGAGAACAACATTGGATGCGACAATCTGACAGGCTTCACGGACTGTACGGGGCACCAGCTGTGTTCCATGACGCAGGCCCAATTTTCCGAGCTCCACCCCCTTCACGGCGCTTTGTTCTTCAGGAAGCTGCGGGAGTTTAGCGAGAACCAGCAACGGCAAG aacgctaccactaccaccaccaccactacagacaccacccacaccaccaccaccaccaccaccaggcctcccccccgcccccacagCTGATCCAACACCCCGCAAATGGCACCACTTTCCACGAACTCCTCCCGAGGCACCCCGCGGGTCACCCCAACTTGAACCCGTGGCAGGACTCGACGCCGCCCCCCCACACCCCGCACTACCAACCCACGGAGCATTACTACCCCAGTGAGGGAGCGCTGACCCCCACTACGGACTACGGGGGGGTGTCTATGGGGGGCTACCAACCTGCGTACCCTTTGCATAATGAGTTTGAGTCCTCCACTATTTCCCCTCCCGTACACCTTTCGACTCCTAACGCTCATCAAGGATACCTCCCCGCCCCCCTACCGTCCGGCCCCCCTCATGGCGTGCCCCCCTCGTCCCCGACCCCCTCTGAGGTTCCGTCCCCCCTCTGCTATCAACAGG AGACGCGGAGAGACAGAGGTCCAAAGTTATGGGAATTTTTACTTGATCTACTCGAGGACCCGAATTCGAATCCCTCTATCATACGTTGGGAGAACCAAGGGGACAGAACCTTCCGCCTGACCAGCCCACACGAGGTCTCATACCGCTGGGGACAGAGACGACCAAGCCAGAACGCCCTTCCCTATGACTATTTCGCCCGTGCTTTGAG GTATCACTATCGGACCGGCATGTTGATCTCGGTCCCGGAAAGGAAGCTGGTCTACAAGTTCGGCCCCGCTGTGTTCCAGCAGCGACGGAGAGGTCCTAACAGCCCCTCCGATAACACTCCGGGGCACCCCTCACCGTGA